A single Phoenix dactylifera cultivar Barhee BC4 chromosome 1, palm_55x_up_171113_PBpolish2nd_filt_p, whole genome shotgun sequence DNA region contains:
- the LOC103696144 gene encoding probable galacturonosyltransferase 4 translates to MVRRRLVLVLLCVTVLAPMVLFTDRLATTSNSILNGGFVDDVSNLSFGNEIEKLNILPQASSVSVKEPIQTVHSNGSSNSDQISAYSKDGLALRTEELPSRSSREHNSRVLSATNEGKESKKERVIEQATNQESRSDGLEKPKPVAGNKGRGFRKTGEATPSRKQKNNHDKQSRQRSAVGHSGKRQMENHGGRTAMPDARVQHLKDQLTRANVYLDLESTQRSPPFIRELRTQIRDVQQALGDATMDSELPKNAYAILEAMEQTLAKGKQISDCSAAVKKLQAILRSTKEQLRLHNRQIMFLTQLAAKTIPKGLHCLPLRLSTEYHSLNAGELQFPFQEKLEDPALYHYALFSDNVLAAAVVVNSTVFNAKNPESHVFHIVTDRLNYAAMRMWFLANPPGKATIQVQSVEEFTWLNSSYSPVLKQLGSQSMIDYYFRTHHAKPDGTLKYRNPKYLSILNHLRFYLPEIFPKLNKVVFLDDDIVVQRDLTALWMIDLKGKVNGAVETCGESFHRFDKYLNFSNPIISKNFDPDACGWAYGMNIFDLAEWRKQNITEIYHFWQELNHDRLLWSLGTLPPGLITFYNRTFALDRSWHVLGLGYDPDVNQTDIERAAVIHYNGNMKPWLEIVMPQYRNYWSKYVDYDQPYLRACNVSP, encoded by the exons ATGGTGAGGAGGAGGCTGGTTCTGGTGCTGCTCTGTGTCACGGTTCTTGCGCCTATGGTTCTGTTCACCGATCGGCTCGCCACCACTTCCAACTCCATCT TGAATGGCGGGTTTGTTGATGACGTTTCCAATCTG AGTTTTGGGAATGAGATTGAGAAGCTAAACATTCTTCCACAG GCGTCCTCAGTTTCTGTGAAGGAACCGATCCAGACGGTTCATTCCAATGGTTCGAGCAACTCCGATCAGATCTCAGCTTATTCAAAAGATGGACTGGCACTGAGAACAGAAG AATTGCCATCAAGAAGCTCTAGAGAGCACAACAGCCGGGTGCTATCGGCAACCAATGAGGggaaagaatcaaagaaagagcGTGTGATCGAGCAAGCGACCAACCAGGAGAGCAGGAGCGATGGGTTGGAGAAACCCAAACCAGTTGCAGGGAATAAGGGGAGGGGATTCCGGAAGACCGGAGAAGCCACCCCATCAAGGAAGCAG AAGAATAATCATGATAAACAATCTCGACAAAGGTCTGCCGTAGGTCATTCGGGAAAGCGCCAGATGGAAAACCATGGTGGTAGAACAGCCATGCCCGATGCTAGAGTGCAGCATCTTAAGGACCAGTTGACAAGGGCAAATGTTTATCTTGACCTTGAATCTACTCAGAGAAGTCCTCCATTCATCAGGGAGCTCCGAACACAGATAAGGGATGTTCAGCAGGCTCTTGGTGATGCCACAATGGACTCAGAATTACCAAAGAA TGCCTATGCAATACTGGAGGCAATGGAACAAACTTTGGCTAAGGGCAAGCAAATTAGTGATTGCTCTGCTGCTGTCAAAAAGCTCCAAGCTATTCTTCGCTCCACCAAGGAACAACTACGTCTTCACAATAGGCAGATAATGTTTCTAACACAACTAGCAGCAAAAACTATCCCTAAAGGTCTCCACTGTCTTCCCTTACGACTTAGTACTGAGTACCATTCACTGAACGCCGGCGAACTGCAATTCCCATTTCAAGAGAAACTTGAAGACCCTGCGCTCTACCATTATGCACTATTCTCTGATAATGTGTTGGCAGCAGCTGTGGTTGTGAACTCTACTGTGTTTAATGCTAAG AACCCCGAGAGCCATGTGTTCCACATTGTCACTGATAGGCTCAATTATGCAGCCATGAGGATGTGGTTTTTAGCCAATCCCCCAGGAAAAGCAACCATCCAAGTTCAGAGCGTTGAAGAATTCACTTGGCTAAACTCAAGTTACAGTCCAGTCCTGAAACAGCTCGGTTCTCAATCCATGATTGATTACTACTTCCGGACTCATCATGCTAAACCTGATGGAACATTGAAGTACCGAAACCCAAAATACCTCTCCATCCTAAATCATTTGCGGTTCTATCTGCCTGAAATTTTTCCAAAGCTAAACAAAGTGGTCTTTTTGGATGATGATATTGTAGTTCAGAGGGACCTAACCGCTCTTTGGATGATTGATCTTAAGGGAAAGGTTAATGGTGCAGTTGAGACTTGTGGTGAAAGCTTCCACAGGTTTGATAAGTATCTGAACTTCTCAAATCCTATTATTTCCAAAAATTTCGACCCTGATGCTTGTGGCTGGGCATATGGAATGAATATATTCGATTTGGCTGAGTGGAGGAAGCAGAACATTACAGAAATCTATCACTTTTGGCAGGAACTG AACCATGACAGGCTACTATGGAGTTTGGGCACCCTACCACCGGGTTTGATAACATTTTATAATCGCACATTCGCTCTGGACCGCTCATGGCATGTGTTGGGCCTTGGGTACGACCCAGATGTGAACCAGACTGATATCGAGCGGGCAGCTGTCATACACTACAACGGAAACATGAAGCCTTGGTTGGAGATTGTCATGCCACAGTATCGCAACTACTGGTCTAAATATGTGGACTACGATCAACCTTATCTGCGGGCCTGCAACGTGAGTCCTTGA